One region of Miscanthus floridulus cultivar M001 chromosome 19, ASM1932011v1, whole genome shotgun sequence genomic DNA includes:
- the LOC136525447 gene encoding B3 domain-containing protein Os06g0107800-like, whose protein sequence is MALTLAPEPAAVAGGGGRVGDVDYSHSHSHGSSSGKRERMFEKVVTPSDVGKLNRLVVPKQFAERHLPLRGAAARSRGTVLCFHDARGGGTAWRFRYSYWSSSQSYVMTKGWNRYVRDKRLAAGDTVAFCRDGTRLFIDCRRRRSSRTGEQGAVPPAVVVPAAMLGVPPTTGHHQQQKQGLVIFSGQHQHQHQQEAAAAAEAEDDEEAQGRWLRLFGVNLLELRADPVLLDLQL, encoded by the exons ATGGCCCTGACGCTCGCACCggagccggcggcggtggcgggcggCGGAGGAAGAGTCGGCGACGTCGACTacagccacagccacagccatGGCAGCAGCAGCGGCAAGCGCGAGCGCATGTTCGAGAAGGTGGTGACGCCGAGCGACGTGGGGAAGCTGAACCGGCTGGTGGTGCCGAAGCAGTTCGCGGAGCGGCACCTGCCGCTgcgcggcgcggcggccaggTCGCGGGGCACGGTGCTGTGCTTCCACGACGCGCGCGGCGGCGGGACGGCGTGGCGGTTCCGCTACTCGTACTGGAGCAGCAGCCAGAGCTACGTGATGACCAAGGGCTGGAACCGCTACGTCCGGGACAAGCGCCTGGCGGCCGGGGACACCGTCGCCTTCTGCCGCGACGGCACAAGGCTCTTCATCGACTGCCGCCGGCGGAGGAGCAGTCGTACCGGGGAACAGGGCGCGGTGCCGCCTGCGGTCGTCGTCCCGGCGGCGATGCTCGGCGTGCCGCCGACGACAGGGCACCACCAGCAGCAGAAGCAGGGCTTGGTCATCTTCTCcggccagcaccagcaccagcaccagca GGAAGCAGCTGCAGCAGCAGAagcggaggacgacgaggaggcgcaGGGGCGGTGGCTCCGGCTGTTCGGCGTCAACCTGCTGGAGCTTCGTGCCGATCCGGTGCTGCTTGATCTGCAACTTTGA